The genomic DNA AGGGCCGGCAGGACGGCACGCGGGCCCATGTAGGCCCAGATGACGCCATTGCGCTCGCGGCACGGGTAGGACTTGATCTTGACCTTTTCCCTGAAGTTGGACTCTGCGGGTTCGGAGGGCATGTCGACGCAGTCGCCGTTCACGTCGAACTTCCAGCCGTGGTAGACGCAGCGGATGCCGGATTCCTCATTGCGGCCGAAGAAGAGGCTGGCGCGACGGTGGGGGCAGTTGTTGTCGACGAGGCCGACGGCGCCGTTGGTGTCGCGGAAGGCGATGAGTTCCTCGCCGAGGAGCATGATGCGGACCGGCGCGGAGTCCGGCTCCGGCAGCTCGCCCGACTGCAGCGCGGGGAGCCAGTATTCGCGGAAGAGGTTGCCCATGAGCGTGCCCGGGCCGACCCTGCAGAGGGCGTCATTGTCCGCCTGGCTCAGCATGTGTGCCTCCTAGACGTTAAACCTCGACTCAATTGGTCTGAACTATACCACGCGAGGGCGAGCATTGGCCCGCCCCCGCTAGATTGCATGCGCCTAGTCATCGACGAGATCAGGACGAGCTGAGTCCCCTGCCGCCCAAGCCGGCTGCGACTGCGCGGCCCGTGTCGCACGGGTCCGGGTAGTCCGTCGTGGCGGCGGTGACCCACGGTTCAAGCGCCTTCTGCCAGTCGTCTTCGGGAGGGAGCACCGTTTCACAGGAGCGCACGGTGTACCACTCAGGGTTCTGCGAGCCCGGCGGCGGCGTGCCATCCTCGGCGAAGGCGCGGGCAGAGGCGATGAGCTTGCGGCGCGTGCGGATGATGGCGGCGTCGGCGGTGCCGAGGTGCTCGCGGGTGCGGTCCATGATGGAGCCCATGCTCCACTCAAGGGCGGCGTCCTGCTGCCGCACGCTGGGGATGCCGGTGAAGTTGCGGTTCTTCTTGGCCCACAGGTCCATGTGGAAATCGGTCTCGGGGCTTATCTCCGCCCACCAGTTAGCGTAGAACTTGCCCTTCTGCTCGGGCTTCATCGGGCCTGTCGGACCGAGCACGCCCGGCTCGTCCGACAGCTCGAAATTCGGGCGGCGGGAGCCCTCGAGCGGCTTCGTGGGGTGCCAATGGACGCCGAAGTGCATGGTGTAGTTGTCGTCGATGGGCATGAAGATGGACATGGGGACGATCCCGCGGTTGATCGCGGGGAACATGCCGTAGATGGGGAAGAGGAAGTGGGCCACGCGCCAATACTTGTTCCCGTCCTCATCCCGCTCGGCGCCGTACATCATCCCGTATTCCTTGTTGGCGATGTGGAACCTGGCGGTCTGGCCGGGGTGGTAGAGGCCGTACTTGGGAGAGTCTTCCTTGTTCAGGCGGCTGTGGAGGAAGTAGATGTGGGTGGAGTCGAGCTCGCCTTCCAGCGCCTGCATCCAGTTGCACTCATAGATGAACCTGTGGGAGTAGCCACGCTGCTCCTCCGGCACGAGGCCGAACTCGAACTGCGGGACCTGCGGCGGGTTGTCCTGGTCCTGGCCCATGTAGGCCCAGACCATGCCGCCGAAGTCGACGGCCTTGTAGGCCGTGATCTTCACCTTGTGCTTGAAGTTGCTGTTGGGCGGCTCGTTGGGCATTTCCATGCAGTTGCCGTCCACGTCGAACTTCCAGCCGTGGTAGGCGCAGCGGAGGCCACCCTTCTCGTTGCGGCCGAAGAAGAAGCCGGCGCCGCGGTGGGGGCAGCGTTCCTGCGAGATGCCCGGCCGGCCATCGGAGTCGCGCCAGGCGAGGAGGTCCTCGCCGAGGACGCGGACGCGCTGGGGCTGACCGTCGCGCTCCAGCTCCCAGTCGAATGTGACGGGCATCCAGTACTCGCGCATGAGCTCGCCCATGGGCGTGCCGGGGCCGACCCGGCAGAGCAGTTCGTTCTCTTCCCTTGTGAGCATGCTTTCCTCCCCCTATCAGGGTGCTGCGTGCATTGTACAGGAGTGGAGCAAACGTTGCCCTAGCCCCAGAGCTCCTTGGTGGCGATGGCGGCGCCGTCGGACATTGCCTTGAACTTGGACCAGCAGATGTTGGGGTGGCCGACGCGGGAGCCGATGCCGCAGTCCGTGCCCGCCATGACGTTCTCCTTGCCGACGATGTTGGCGTAGCGGACGAGCCGCTGGGCGACCAGCTCGGGGTGCTCGATGAAGTCGGTGGCGTGGCCGATGACGCCGGGGATGAGGACCTTGCCGTCGGGCCAGTCGATGTCCTTCCAGACGGCCCAATCGTGGTCGTGGCGCGGGTTGGAGGCCTCGATGGAGTAGCCGGCGGCCTTGACGTTGAGGATGATGTCGGCGATGTCGGCCAATTCGATGTCGAACATGTGGGGGCCGTGGTAGCTGCCCCAGCAGGTGTGGAAGCGGATGCTCTCCTCTGGGATGTCCCGCAGGGCGTGGTTGAGGGCGTCAACTCGAAGCTGGGCGAAGGCGCGGTACTGGGGCACGTCCATCTCCGGGTGGATCTGCCACGCGTCGGGGAGGTCAGGGTCGTCGATCTGCAGGAGGAAGCCGGCGTCGACTATGGCCTTGTACTCGATGGCGAGGGCGTCGCCGATGGCGTAGAGGAACTCCTCTGCGGTGGAGTAGTACTCGTTCTTGAGCCAGTGCTCGACGGTGCCGGGGGTGATGGCGGGGAGGAAGGTCTCGGGCGCGCTGACGCCCTCCAGGCCGGCCTTGAAGTTGTCGATGTCGGCCTGGACGTCGGCGTGGCCGACGTAGGTGATGGGGCCTACGCACACGGTCTGGTCCCCACGGTTCTGTCCGGTGGCGGCGCCCGCGCGGTACCGCCCGGCCTCAAAATACTCCGGGAAGTACATGAGGTCGCGGCCGCCGATGGCGCCCATGCGCGGCGTATTCTCGTCAGCGGGGCGGATCTCGATGCCGCCGAGACGCTCGCGCAGGTAGTTGCTGAAGCTCGACTTGCTCAACTCTCCGTCGTTGATGCTGTCGATGCCGTTCGCGATCTGGAGGCCAATGTTCTCCTTGATGACCCGCCGGATGTCGGCGGTCAACTGTGCATCGTCCACCTGCTCGCCGCGGCTCTTTGCCATGACCCGTTCCCGCATTTCCTGGGGCCTCGGCAGCGTGCCAGCGTGCATGGTCATGATCCTGTCAGTGCTTCGAATCACCGCATGTCTCCTTCCGGGGTGTTATACCCCAACCAACATACAAGGCGTTTGCAACATAATACCCAAGAATAGTTGAAACGTAAGCCCCCAGCTTTCGATGACAGTGATTCGCGCTGGCTATGTTTCCCCGTCCTCGGTGTCGCCGGCGAATTCCAGCCAGAGGGCGTAGACGGCGCGGCGCGGCAACCCGGTCGCACGGACTACTGCGGCGACGGCGTCCCGAGCAGTAAGACCCTCGGCGCGGTGCATCGCAAGCTGGCGACGGGCGTCGTCAGTGGCCACCGCCGTGTCCGCGGGCTTGCTGGGCGACGCGCCCTCGATGACGAGGGTGAACTCGCCGCGGGGCTCGGTGAAGTGGTCGAGGGCGTCCTGCAGGGTGCCGTGGAAGACCTCCTCGTGGAGCTTGGTGAGCTCGCGGCAGACTGCGACGCGGCGATCGCCCCACGCCGCGAGCATGGCGGCGAGCGTCGCGAGGACGCGGCGGGGGGATTCCAAGGCGACGAGGGTGTCAGTCTCGGCGGCGTGGGCCTCGAAAGCGCGCCTACGGTCGGCGGCGCGGCGCGGGGGCCAGCCGATGAAGCGGAAGCGGTCGCCGGAGAAGCCGGACGCGGACACGGCAGCGGTGACGGCCGACGGCCCCGGCACGGGAATGACCGTCGCGCCCTGCGCCGTCGCGGCGGCGACGAGGCTTGCGCCGGGGTCGCTGACGCCGGGTGTGCCCGCTTCGGATACAAGGGCGACATCGTGGTCGGCGAGGGTCTGAAGGAGCTGCGGGATGCGGGCGGCGGCGTTGTGCTCCTGGAAGCTGAGCAGCCGTGTGCGGATGCCGAAATGCGTGAGCAGCTTGCGGGTCGTGCGGGTGTCCTCGGAGGCGATGACGGCCACCTCGCCGAGCAATCGCAGGGCGCGGGCGGAGATGTCCTCCAGGTTTCCAATCGGTGTGGCGATGACGTACAGGTTCGGCATGATGCGCTCGCGGGCGTGTGCGCCGCGCTGGACACGCCCCGCGCCCTCTCGTATGCTGCCCTTTGGCCTATCGATGCTAGCAGAGGGAGCAGGGGATGACCATTGCCGCCAAGATCCAGCGGGCGCTGGAGAGCCAGTCATGGATCCGCCAGATGTTCGAGTTGGGCATCCATCTGAAGCAGCAGCATGGGGACGAGAACGTCTTCGACCTGTCACTGGGCAACCCGATTCTGGAGCCGCCGGCGGAGGTGGCCGAGGCGCTGAAGCGGCTGGCGGCGGACCCGCCGGCGGGCATGCACCGCTATATGCCAAACGCGGGGTATGCCGAGACGCGGGCGGCCATCGCGGGGCACCTGGCGGCGCAGACAGGGCTGCCGTTCACGGGGGCCCATACGGTGATGACGTGCGGGGCGGGCGGCGCGCTCAACATCACTTTCAAGTCCATCCTGAACCCGGGCGAAGAGGTCATCATCTTCGCGCCCTTCTTCCCGGAGTACCCGTTCTACGCCGACAACCACGGCGCCACGACGACCGTCGCGCCGACGGACGAGGCGTTCTGCCCGGACCTGGACGCCCTGGCGCCGATGCTCTCGGCGCGGACGAAGGCGGTGCTGGTGAACTCGCCGAACAACCCGAGCGGGGCGCTGTATCCGGCCGACCTGCTGGCGCAGCTCGGCGGGCTGCTGGCGCAGGCGGAGGAGAAGTTCGGCAGCGCCATCTACCTCATCAGCGACGAGCCGTACGCGCAGCTGACGTACGACGGGGCCGAGACGCCGCCAATCTTCAACGCGCATCCTCGATCGATCCTGGCGACGTCGTTCTCGAAGAACCTGGCGCTGCCGGGGGAGCGCATCGGCTACGTCGCCGTCAACCCGGGGTGCCCCGACGCGGGGCCGCTGGTCGACGCGCTCACGTACTGCAACCGGGTGCTGGGCTTTGTGAACGCGCCGGCGCTAATGCAGTGGCTGGTGCGGGACGCGCTGACGGCGAGCGTCGACATCTCGTGGTACCAGCGAAAGCGGGACTTCCTGTACAACGAGCTGACGGGCATGGGCTACAGCATGGTCAAGCCGCAGGGGGCCTTCTACGCCTTCCCGGCCTCGCCGAACCCCGACGACGTGGCCTTTGTGCAGGAGCTGCTGCAGTGGAACGTGCTGGTGACGCCGGGGACGGGGTTCGGGTCGCCGGGGCACTTCCGTATCTCCTTCTGCCTGGAGGATCGGGTGCTGGAGGGGGCGATGCACGGCTTTCGGGAGGCGATTGCCGCGTACCAGTAAGCGGTGGCTTACCGGTAGGCGGGTGCGGCGCCATTCGGCGGGCTCAGAGCGAGGGGGGGCGGGGCCAATACGCGAAGGTTGACGAGGGAGGGCATTCTGGATACCTGCCCCGTATCGGGGTACGGGGCAGGCTATTCGCCGGTATGAGGGGTTGGGGGTGAGGGCTAACCAGAAGAAGGCGAAGAGAAAGGGGGCCGTCACCGGCCCCCTTTCAATCGGCTCACCCACCTCTGTGGAAAAGGACTAGGCCTTCCCCTCCAGAGATGGAGCCGTGGGCGTACTACTGCTACTATCCATAGGCTCTCACCTCCTTTCCACTGCGGTAGACGCTACCACAACGCATGCCGCCACACAAGGGGGATAGGGCCGCGTTGACGCACCCGCAGCCGCACGCGTACGCTGTATCACCACTGGCGGCGGCACCACACCCCGACCTGAGAGGGCGATTGCATTGGCGTTATTCGGCAGAGGAGGCAGCGGCCCCGCAACACCCGCGGACGCTGACGCCTCCCGTCCACCGGACGACATGCCGATGGAGACCACCTCCAGGGACTTCGAGCCTCCCACGCGGACTTTTCACACCGGCCTCTTCGCCTCCTTCCACTACTCGGACTTCCGGCTGCTGTGGATTGGGCAGCTTGGCTGGTCCGGGGCGAACTGGATGGAGCAGGTGGCGCGCAACTGGCTGGTGTGGGAGCTGACGGGTTCGGGCGTGGCGCTGGGGCTGGTGAACCTCTTTCGGGCGCTGCCGCAGCTCTTCATGTCGCTGCCCGCCGGCGTGGCCGCGGACCGCTTCAACAAGAAGTACGTGCTGATGGCGTGCCAGTCCATGACGATGACCAGCTACGTCTGCCTGCTGGCGCTGGTGCTGACCGACCTCATCCAGCTCTGGCACATCTACCTGTTCTCCTTCCTGCTGGGCATTTCCATGGCGTTCAACCAGCCAGCCCGCAACGCGCTCATCCCGAGCCTGGTGCCGGAACACATCATGCTGAACGGCTTTGCGCTGAACCAGGTGGCGATGAACTTCATGCGGGTTATCGCGCCGGGCATCGCGGGGCTGCTCATCGGCTGGTTTGACGTCATGGCTGCGTTTGTGGGGGCGGTGGCGCTGTTCGCGGTGGTGATCGTCGCGACCATCATCATGAAGGCTCCGGGCGCAAGGAGCGTCAGCCAGACGGAGAGCGCGAGCGGGCAGCTCCGCGAGGGCGTTTCATACGTGCTGGCGGACAAGAACATCCTGGTGGTCATGGTGGTGGCGCTGGCGGTCTTCACCTTTGTCATGCCCTACAACACGTTGATGCCGATCCTGGCGGACAACGTGCTGGACATTGGGGCGCAGGGGTTCGGGATGCTGCTGTCCGTGGCGGGCATCGGCGCGCTGATTGGCGGGCTCACGGTCGCGGCGTTCGGCGACGTGCGGCACAAGGGGCTGCTGTTCCTTGGGTCCTCATTCGGGTATGCGTTTTCCGTGTTCCTCCTTGGCGTGTCGCCTAGCCTAGGGCTTGGCATCCTGCTGCCGATGTTCGTGATGCTGTTCATCGGCGCGGGGCAGGCGATCTTCATGACGGCGGGCAACGTGGCGCTGATGGCGCATGCGCCGGAGGAGCTGCGGGGCCGCATTCTGAGCGTGTACAACCTGGACCGGGGGCTCATGCCGCTGGGGT from Chloroflexota bacterium includes the following:
- a CDS encoding cobalamin-independent methionine synthase II family protein; this encodes MIRSTDRIMTMHAGTLPRPQEMRERVMAKSRGEQVDDAQLTADIRRVIKENIGLQIANGIDSINDGELSKSSFSNYLRERLGGIEIRPADENTPRMGAIGGRDLMYFPEYFEAGRYRAGAATGQNRGDQTVCVGPITYVGHADVQADIDNFKAGLEGVSAPETFLPAITPGTVEHWLKNEYYSTAEEFLYAIGDALAIEYKAIVDAGFLLQIDDPDLPDAWQIHPEMDVPQYRAFAQLRVDALNHALRDIPEESIRFHTCWGSYHGPHMFDIELADIADIILNVKAAGYSIEASNPRHDHDWAVWKDIDWPDGKVLIPGVIGHATDFIEHPELVAQRLVRYANIVGKENVMAGTDCGIGSRVGHPNICWSKFKAMSDGAAIATKELWG
- a CDS encoding MFS transporter, with translation MALFGRGGSGPATPADADASRPPDDMPMETTSRDFEPPTRTFHTGLFASFHYSDFRLLWIGQLGWSGANWMEQVARNWLVWELTGSGVALGLVNLFRALPQLFMSLPAGVAADRFNKKYVLMACQSMTMTSYVCLLALVLTDLIQLWHIYLFSFLLGISMAFNQPARNALIPSLVPEHIMLNGFALNQVAMNFMRVIAPGIAGLLIGWFDVMAAFVGAVALFAVVIVATIIMKAPGARSVSQTESASGQLREGVSYVLADKNILVVMVVALAVFTFVMPYNTLMPILADNVLDIGAQGFGMLLSVAGIGALIGGLTVAAFGDVRHKGLLFLGSSFGYAFSVFLLGVSPSLGLGILLPMFVMLFIGAGQAIFMTAGNVALMAHAPEELRGRILSVYNLDRGLMPLGSAGGGALADFLSAPIALMLMGGAASAMIAVVGALSSRIRRL
- a CDS encoding Rieske 2Fe-2S domain-containing protein, whose protein sequence is MLTREENELLCRVGPGTPMGELMREYWMPVTFDWELERDGQPQRVRVLGEDLLAWRDSDGRPGISQERCPHRGAGFFFGRNEKGGLRCAYHGWKFDVDGNCMEMPNEPPNSNFKHKVKITAYKAVDFGGMVWAYMGQDQDNPPQVPQFEFGLVPEEQRGYSHRFIYECNWMQALEGELDSTHIYFLHSRLNKEDSPKYGLYHPGQTARFHIANKEYGMMYGAERDEDGNKYWRVAHFLFPIYGMFPAINRGIVPMSIFMPIDDNYTMHFGVHWHPTKPLEGSRRPNFELSDEPGVLGPTGPMKPEQKGKFYANWWAEISPETDFHMDLWAKKNRNFTGIPSVRQQDAALEWSMGSIMDRTREHLGTADAAIIRTRRKLIASARAFAEDGTPPPGSQNPEWYTVRSCETVLPPEDDWQKALEPWVTAATTDYPDPCDTGRAVAAGLGGRGLSSS
- a CDS encoding pyridoxal phosphate-dependent aminotransferase, coding for MTIAAKIQRALESQSWIRQMFELGIHLKQQHGDENVFDLSLGNPILEPPAEVAEALKRLAADPPAGMHRYMPNAGYAETRAAIAGHLAAQTGLPFTGAHTVMTCGAGGALNITFKSILNPGEEVIIFAPFFPEYPFYADNHGATTTVAPTDEAFCPDLDALAPMLSARTKAVLVNSPNNPSGALYPADLLAQLGGLLAQAEEKFGSAIYLISDEPYAQLTYDGAETPPIFNAHPRSILATSFSKNLALPGERIGYVAVNPGCPDAGPLVDALTYCNRVLGFVNAPALMQWLVRDALTASVDISWYQRKRDFLYNELTGMGYSMVKPQGAFYAFPASPNPDDVAFVQELLQWNVLVTPGTGFGSPGHFRISFCLEDRVLEGAMHGFREAIAAYQ
- the rsmI gene encoding 16S rRNA (cytidine(1402)-2'-O)-methyltransferase; this encodes MPNLYVIATPIGNLEDISARALRLLGEVAVIASEDTRTTRKLLTHFGIRTRLLSFQEHNAAARIPQLLQTLADHDVALVSEAGTPGVSDPGASLVAAATAQGATVIPVPGPSAVTAAVSASGFSGDRFRFIGWPPRRAADRRRAFEAHAAETDTLVALESPRRVLATLAAMLAAWGDRRVAVCRELTKLHEEVFHGTLQDALDHFTEPRGEFTLVIEGASPSKPADTAVATDDARRQLAMHRAEGLTARDAVAAVVRATGLPRRAVYALWLEFAGDTEDGET